Proteins from one Triticum aestivum cultivar Chinese Spring chromosome 7A, IWGSC CS RefSeq v2.1, whole genome shotgun sequence genomic window:
- the LOC123149138 gene encoding peptidyl-prolyl cis-trans isomerase CYP59, with translation MSVLMVTSVGDIELDLHTDLCPLTTKNFLKLCKMKYYNGCLFHKVEKDFLAQSGDPTGTGSGGDSVYKYLYGDQARFFNDEIRAELRHSKTGTIAMASAGENCNASQFYITLRDDVDYLDDKHTVFGTVAEGLDTLTKINEAYVDDKGRPFKDIRIKHTYILDDPFDDPPQLAELIPENSPLGKPRDEVAEERLEDSWVPLDETVDPGQLEELIRSKEAHANAVILESVGDIPDAEVKPPDNVLFVCKLNPVTQDEDLYTIFSRFGSVTSAEIIRDFKTGDSLCYAFIEFEAKEACERAYFKMDNCLIDDRRIHVDFSQSVSKLWGQFRQSKRNGNKDGCFKCGAPDHIARDCDQDGEQKPKAPNYVLKDDNTQRGGNNRRSYDFVFEDDTAHRNTDRRKVQKVDDQRSQLPPRGDRDRNSSRERSQTDEKGGRQSKEGVVSRGGRRPEDHHSHDRSGGRGSGRHDDRDYSKQHSRSRNMDGGEEDYKRRSGAGRYDRDDKPDGDRRHRDDDDRGKGDRHRRDERDRRARSPDADRHRREDAGHREVSRHRERRHRDDR, from the exons ATGTCGGTCCTGATGGTCACGAGCGTGGGCGACATCGAGCTGGATCTCCACACCGACCTGTGCCCCCTCACCACCAAGAACTTCCTCAAGCTCTGCAA AATGAAGTATTATAATGGGTGTCTGTTCCACAAGGTCGAGAAGGATTTCTTGGCACAATCTGGAGACCCGACTGGAACTGGCAGTGGTGGTGATTCCGTGTACAA GTACCTTTATGGTGATCAAGCTCGATTTTTTAATGATGAGATCCGTGCAGAATTAAGACACTCAAAAACTGGCACTATTGCCATGGCAAGTGCTGGTGAGAATTGCAATGCCTCACAG TTCTACATCACCTTGCGGGATGATGTCGATTACCTTGACGACAAGCACACG GTCTTTGGGACAGTTGCTGAAGGTCTTGACACACTGACAAAGATAAATGAAGCATACGTTGATGATAAAGGAAGACCGTTTAAGGACATAAG GATTAAACATACATATATCTTGGATGATCCTTTTGATGATCCTCCTCAGCTTGCTGAACTTATTCCTGAGAATTCTCCATTGGGAAAGCCACGTGATGAG GTTGCAGAAGAGCGCCTAGAGGATAGCTGGGTCCCTCTAGATGAAACAGTGGATCCTGGTCAGCTTGAGGAGCTGATCCGCTCTAAAGAAGCACATGCTAATGCAGTGATCCTTGAGAGC GTTGGAGACATTCCAGATGCTGAGGTCAAACCACCAGATAATGTTTTATTTGTTTGCAAACTCAACCCAGTGACACAG gatgaagatttatataCAATCTTCTCGCGTTTTGGAAGTGTGACATC AGCTGAAATAATTCGTGACTTCAAGACTGGGGATAGTTTATGCTATGCTTTCATTG AATTCGAGGCAAAGGAGGCATGCGAACGTGCATATTTCAAG ATGGATAATTGCCTGATTGATGATCGGAGGATCCATGTTGATTTTAGCCAAAGTGTTTCAAAATTGTGGGGTCAGTTCAGACAAAGTAAACGAAATGGAAATAAAG ATGGTTGCTTCAAGTGTGGTGCTCCAGATCACATAGCCCGAGATTGTGACCAGGATGGTGAGCAGAAACCTAAAGCCCCAAATTATGTTCTGAAAGATGATAACACTCAGCGAGGCGGGAATAACCGTCGAAG TTATGATTTCGTCTTTGAGGATGATACTGCTCATCGGAATACTGACCGAAGAAAGGTTCAAAAAGTAGATGACCAGAGATCGCAGCTACCGCCTCGTGGCGACCGCGATAGGAACAGCAGCAGGGAGAGAAGTCAGACCGACGAGAAAGGAGGCCGGCAAAGCAAAGAGGGTGTTGTGAGCCGAGGAGGTCGGAGGCCAGAAGACCACCACAGTCACGACAGATCTGGTGGTCGAGGCTCTGGTAGGCACGACGACCGTGACTACAGCAAGCAACATAGCAGGAGCAGAAACATGGATGGCGGTGAAGAAGACTACAAACGGAGATCAGGAGCTGGTCGATACGACAGGGATGATAAGCCCGACGGTGACCGGCGCCACCGGGACGATGATGACCGTGGGAAGGGCGATCGTCACAGGAGAGACGAGCGTGACCGCAGGGCACGGAGCCCTGATGCTGATAGACATAGAAGGGAAGACGCCGGACACCGCGAGGTCAGCAGGCACAGGGAGAGGCGGCACCGGGATGATAGATAG
- the LOC123149139 gene encoding myb family transcription factor MPH1-like: protein MRGFERRGVGQYNRSDEPRMRWTEELHRQFIEAVDCLGGQDEATPKRILQLMGAKGVSISHVKSHLQMYRSSSSNTNSNGGPPNASVDRRWGHRAIDTSWNGHGNDMAAASGRIDASSCTVPPHGHRSSPPYQIPSIEEVLKSWEQSRGRLPWNSIMPSEKATSWARHADSRTRQKSQQPTAGCDLTLSIGRCKEEAMVVSSDADVSSTTTEESAAVPTRDRGADDRHSDTAGLNLDLNLDLTVSTSWL, encoded by the exons ATGAGAGGGTTCGAGAGGAGAGGCGTCGGGCAGTACAACCGGTCGGACGAGCCGCGGATGCGGTGGACGGAGGAGCTTCACCGGCAGTTCATCGAGGCCGTGGACTGCCTCGGCGGCCAGGACG AGGCAACGCCAAAGCGAATTCTTCAGCTGATGGGCGCCAAGGGAGTCAGCATATCTCACGTCAAGAGCCATCTCCAGATGTACAGATCAAGCTCTAGCAACACCAACAGCAACGGTGGTCCACCCAATGCGTCCGTGGATCGCCGCTGGGGTCACCGTGCCATCGACACGTCGTGGAATGGCCATGGGAACGATATGGCGGCGGCTTCGGGCAGAATCGACGCTTCTTCTTGCACCGTGCCTCCCCACGGCCaccgctcgtcgccgccgtaccAAAT TCCGTCGATCGAAGAGGTTCTCAAGAGCTGGGAGCAGAGTAGAGGGCGGCTGCCATGGAACTCCATCATGCCATCAGAGAAG GCGACCAGCTGGGCACGTCACGCTGACAGCAGAACACGTCAGAAGAGTCAGCAGCCGACGGCAGGATGTGACCTGACGCTGTCGATCGGCCGGTGCAAGGAGGAGGCCATGGTCGTGAGCAGCGACGCCGACGTCTCGAGCACGACCACCGAAGAGTCTGCGGCCGTGCCGACGAGGGATCGAGGAGCCGACGACCGCCACTCAGACACCGCTGGTCTGAACCTTGACCTGAACCTCGACCTCACTGTCTCAACTTCTTGGCTCTGA